In one window of Luteitalea sp. DNA:
- a CDS encoding gfo/Idh/MocA family oxidoreductase, with amino-acid sequence MTSPIAGPGFSAAAPDPSRSVRVGVIGLGIMGEQYVRIYQAHPAARVTAISTRREDRLAEVGARYDVAGRHTDFRDLLARDDVDAVCVATPDDVHHAPVRAAIEAGKHVLCEKPFTTDLAEADDILAMLRTRPRQKLQVAFNHRWLSSYHHGAAAIRRGDIGRPVSGFARKNDTIYVPTEMLPWAARTTPIHFLGAHDIDLMRWFLAAEPVTAYARGVRGVLASRGVETWDVVHALVSFEGGAVAAFEAAWIYPNAFPTLTDSFLEVIGTEGHLHFDRKRESIEMSTATAFTFPKTFLLSDVFGRMRGAFVECLSDFVAAVTEDTEPRVTAFDGRQVTAVLDAVTRSLVSGRPEGVVRKQTSRD; translated from the coding sequence ATGACGTCGCCCATCGCCGGACCCGGATTCTCCGCCGCGGCGCCAGACCCGTCGCGGTCCGTGCGGGTCGGCGTCATCGGCCTTGGGATCATGGGCGAGCAATACGTTCGCATCTACCAGGCGCATCCCGCGGCGCGGGTCACCGCGATCAGCACGCGCCGCGAGGATCGACTGGCGGAGGTCGGCGCTCGATATGACGTGGCGGGCCGGCACACCGACTTCCGCGACCTGCTCGCGCGCGACGACGTGGATGCGGTCTGTGTCGCCACGCCTGACGACGTGCACCACGCGCCCGTTCGCGCCGCGATCGAGGCCGGAAAGCACGTGCTCTGCGAAAAGCCGTTTACGACGGATCTGGCCGAGGCGGACGACATTCTGGCCATGCTGCGCACGCGCCCCCGACAGAAGCTGCAGGTCGCGTTCAACCATCGCTGGCTCTCTTCCTACCATCACGGCGCCGCCGCGATTCGGAGAGGGGACATCGGCCGCCCGGTGTCAGGCTTTGCGCGGAAGAACGACACGATCTACGTGCCGACGGAGATGCTCCCATGGGCTGCCCGGACGACCCCGATTCACTTCCTCGGGGCGCACGACATCGATCTGATGCGCTGGTTCTTGGCGGCCGAGCCGGTCACGGCCTACGCCCGCGGCGTCAGAGGCGTGCTGGCCAGTCGAGGCGTGGAGACGTGGGACGTGGTGCACGCCCTCGTGTCGTTCGAAGGGGGCGCGGTGGCGGCGTTCGAGGCCGCATGGATCTATCCGAACGCGTTTCCGACGCTGACCGATTCGTTCCTCGAAGTCATCGGCACCGAGGGCCATCTGCATTTCGACCGGAAGCGCGAGTCGATCGAGATGAGCACCGCGACGGCTTTCACGTTTCCGAAGACGTTCCTGCTGTCCGACGTGTTCGGCCGGATGCGTGGAGCGTTCGTGGAATGCCTCTCGGACTTCGTCGCGGCCGTCACGGAGGATACCGAGCCGCGCGTGACCGCGTTCGATGGCCGGCAGGTGACGGCGGTGCTCGACGCCGTCACGCGATCACTCGTCAGCGGCCGGCCCGAAGGGGTCGTCAGGAAACAGACGTCGAGGGATTAG